From Salmo salar chromosome ssa21, Ssal_v3.1, whole genome shotgun sequence:
ttgtcctgttggaaggtgaaccttcaccccagtctgaggtcctgagcgctctggagcaggttttcatcaaggatctctctgtactttgctccgttcatctttccctcaatcctgactagactcccatctccacagaggaactctggagctctctcagagtgaccatcaggttcttggtcacctccctgaccaaggcccttctcccccgattgctcagtttggccgggcggccagctttaggaagagtcttgcggttccaaacttcttccatttaagaatgatggaggccactgtgttcttggggaccttcactgctgcagaaatgttttggtacccttccccagatctgtgcagcaacacaatcctgtctcggaagtctacggacaattccttcgacctcatgacttggtttttgctctgacatgaactgtcaactgtgggaccttatatagacaggtgtctgcctttccaaaacaggtccaatcaattgaatttgccacagttggactccaatcaagttgtagaaacatctcaagggtgatcaatggaaacaggatgcacctgacctcaatttcgagtctcatagcgaagggtctgaatacttatgtaaataaggtatttctgttttttattttttataaatttgcaaacatttctaaaaacctgtttttgctttgtcattacatgggtattgtgtgtagattgacgaggacaAAAATGAagtgaatccattttagaataaggctgtaacgtaacaaaatgtggaaaataggaaggggtctgaatactttccgaatgcactgtatgcaacAGTGCCTAAGTAGGTGCATGTGTATCTGTAAGTTTGATTGGGAAGGGGGAAGGTTTTTGCAAGGGGAAGGCGCCTTGATCTGCTGCCCAGCTGTCAACTTGCCATGGTCTTCTGAATCTCCATCCTCCTCTGCCCATTCTCCCCACttctcccccctccacacacacacacaaagccttcCAACCTCTCTCTGTGAAAATACCTGAAACTCTTCCTAGCTGATAGCTCACTGTCTAGTCCTCAGCTATTGTAATGAGGACACGTTCCTAAAGTGGCTGCTAACTCCCTTGCAGTCGTCGccggcaagtgtgtgtgtgtcatatccCCTATCCCCAGACAGgctatatccagagagagagaaacagagagagagaaacagagagagagaatgggagagagagaaacagagagagagaatgagagacagaaagatatccATATCCCCTATCCCCAGATGAGCTATTGTAAGAGAGGGTGACATCGGTGGCGACACGAGGCAGCTGACAGGGAACATGACACAGGAGTCCACTTGCGGACACGacagcaatgtgtgtgtgtgtgtgtgtgtgtatgtgtactggTAAGTGTGTTTGAGTGATGATTCACTGTTGAGGCATCAgagggtgtgcatgtgtgtttgtgtatgtctgtgtgtgtgtgtgtgtgtgtgtgtgtgtgtgtgtgtgtgtgtgtgtgtgtgtgtgtgtgtgtgttatctgtgcAATGGAAAGTGGTCACATCACAGGCAGGCCATCACCTCTAGATGAGGATCAGTAGGACACAAAGAAAAGGGTCAGCcatgttctgtagcgtggtgttcttctgacagacaaacacacagaaagGATGGAGCCCGGAATCATTAGTAATTAACAAGATCACTCATTAGGGCtatgatactgtgtgtgtgtgtcactgctgTTAGCCTGCTGAGAGCTCAGGGAGCTAACGCTAGTCTCAGGTCGAGGTTACTCATGTGAttaatgtgcgtgtgtgtgtgtgtgtgtgtgtgtgtgtgtgtgtgtgtgtgtgtgtgtgtgtgtgtgtgtgtgtgtgtgtgtgtgtgtgtgtgtgtgtgtgtgcatgtgcttgtGACTAACCCTGAGATTTCAGTGCTAACAGTGGGATTGACCAGCCTGACTCCTATCACAGCAGGCGCAAGGCCACAGACTGGGAGTTAAACTACAGgctgtagattacagtagagaatACAAAGCCTGACTGTGACACGAACTATAGTATATAGACATCAGCTCCTTGAACAGGATAACATAACTTTATTGTTTTCTAAACTCCCTTTAAGTGTATgatttctcccctctcccctcacatcttcccctttcctctcctcctcccctctcctctcctcctatccagATGGTGTTGCTGGCTCGGTGTGAGGGCCACTGCAGCCACACGTCCCGCTCCGACCCTCTTATCTCCTTCAGTTCGGTGTTGAAGCAGCCCTTTAAGAGCACCTGTTTCTGCTGCAGGCCCCACACCTCCAAGCTGAAGGCTGTGAGGCTCCGCTGTGCCGGAGGAACACGCATCACCGCCACCTACCGCTACATCCTTGCCTGCAACTGTGAGGAGTGCAGCTGAGCagagaaaataacattttacAACACTTTAGAACTCTAGAAACGCTAGAACTGGCTCTTTGAGAGTTTCTACCCCTGTGAGTCTGCAGCTGTAAGGAGTGGAATCCTAGAACTCAAGAATTTGAAGAACCCACACCTTTGTAGAACCCATGAGTCTAGACCTGACCTATGGAACAAGACAGTGTTTTTGTCCCTGTATGATGATTCAAGCGCCCTAACTTCTCCCGCTGGCCTTCATCTGCAAGTAGTGGAACCCTTAGCACCCTATCGAACTCTAAAACCCGTGAGTCTAGGCCCAACCCATGGACGCATATAGAACCATTATGCCTGTTGGCGATAATGACTTCAGCGCCCCAACTGCTATCTGACCATAAATGTACAAGGAGAGGAGCCCTGGACTATTGGAACAGGGAtattggggaggggagggggagttaAGAACCATTGAGGAACCCCATGTACAATTTCATGGTTCTACTTGTGTTTCTAGGCCTGACAGAGAACCTTAATTCTCGTGACTCTTTGTCAAACTGCTTTTTTAAAATCCTAAATTCACTACCTATCAGTCTGGATCCAACTGCAAGACTCTGAGACCTGAGTTCCTGTTCCTCTTCCAGTGGCTCAGTCCCCAACCTAACACCCATTAGGAACCCTGATCCCCAATTCTGTGGGTCTAGAACAAGCAGAACAATCACTTCCTCAAGGTTCCCTGAAGGAGTCATTTCTGCTGTGTGATGTGATTCCCCCGGATCCCATACAAGCCTCCATTCCCTCCCATAAATTTAGACCCTAAACAACTAACTGCTTTTTGGGTTTCAGCCAACCTCTCACCACTCATTACAGGCAAAAacaacacaaatgcacacactcacatccacacacacatcccctctcttactacacacactctctcaccagtCATCCATCATTACAGGCATCAATAAACATATGGTGCCAATGTCATAAAAACCCACCAGTgcccaacaacacaacaacaaacattaaagGCCCAAATCAGCCATTTTTATATTAATCTCAAATCATTTTTAggttaacaattaagtaccttactgtaacaGATTaacattaaaatggtcaaaaatagctttttagcaaaaaactatttctcaagctagaattttgctaggactgtctgaggGTGGTCTGAGTGTGGAGGGGGaaactgttattggcagagaggttttgaACTTTCTATGttgttggtctattaaccaatggggatgtcaccatggaaagcccAAACTCCTATCCATTCAAACCTGCTGATAAGGTTccgtgtagattgtattttcaactagtaactatcaggaaataacactgataacACTTTTTCACACttctacagtgttagtttcaacagctg
This genomic window contains:
- the ndp gene encoding norrin, producing the protein MRPPAPLSPSSGLVLLLVFFPLLVVVHASSSKAENGHSTHLGDTDPDRCMRHHFVETITHPIYKCNSKMVLLARCEGHCSHTSRSDPLISFSSVLKQPFKSTCFCCRPHTSKLKAVRLRCAGGTRITATYRYILACNCEECS